The following coding sequences are from one Paenibacillus sp. JDR-2 window:
- a CDS encoding 3'-5' exoribonuclease YhaM family protein, with protein sequence MTQIKDLRNQDDFTGFYLLKELEVKQTNATTPKDYFDIVLADGTGQLGAKFWDVSSQDKETFFPMGLVKVQGNVHLYREKLQIKISRMRPAVEEDGITLTDFIRSAPVASNELIDTIYKAKDSIQDTEIKAIVTYCVTKVEEKLTHYPAAKTHHHAYFAGLAYHMARMLEIGEFLCKQRPFLNADLLKAGIILHDIAKPEEMIAQLGIVSDYSLSGKLMGHISLASTWITEAAIRCDINLDSEKVLGLQHMVLSHHNLGEWGSPVQPQTAEAVALHHIDAMDAKLQMVEDALQTTPESEPWTPVVRGLENKPIYRMKL encoded by the coding sequence ATGACGCAAATTAAAGATCTTCGCAATCAGGACGATTTTACCGGCTTCTATTTGCTTAAGGAGCTGGAAGTTAAACAGACCAATGCAACAACACCTAAGGATTATTTCGATATTGTATTAGCCGATGGTACGGGGCAGCTGGGGGCTAAGTTCTGGGATGTCTCATCGCAGGACAAAGAAACCTTCTTTCCGATGGGACTCGTTAAGGTTCAGGGGAATGTCCATCTGTACCGCGAGAAGCTTCAGATCAAGATTTCGCGCATGCGACCTGCTGTTGAGGAAGACGGCATTACGCTGACTGATTTTATCCGTTCGGCGCCGGTTGCTTCCAATGAACTTATTGATACGATTTATAAAGCGAAAGACAGTATTCAAGATACGGAGATTAAGGCGATTGTCACTTATTGCGTGACGAAGGTGGAGGAAAAGCTGACGCATTACCCGGCTGCCAAGACACATCACCATGCGTATTTTGCCGGACTTGCTTACCATATGGCCAGAATGCTGGAGATCGGGGAATTTCTGTGCAAGCAGCGGCCTTTCCTGAACGCCGATCTGCTTAAAGCAGGCATTATTCTTCATGATATCGCTAAGCCCGAGGAGATGATCGCGCAGCTCGGCATCGTATCCGACTATAGCCTTTCGGGCAAGCTGATGGGACATATTTCGCTGGCATCGACATGGATTACGGAGGCCGCCATCCGCTGCGATATTAATTTGGATTCGGAAAAAGTGCTGGGATTGCAGCATATGGTGCTGTCTCATCATAATCTGGGAGAGTGGGGGAGTCCCGTTCAGCCGCAAACGGCGGAAGCTGTGGCGCTGCATCATATTGACGCGATGGATGCCAAGCTTCAAATGGTCGAGGATGCCCTGCAGACAACTCCGGAAAGCGAACCATGGACGCCGGTTGTCCGTGGACTGGAGAATAAGCCGATCTATCGGATGAAGCTGTAA
- a CDS encoding HNH endonuclease, with amino-acid sequence MTDNLQTTQYKQCVHCLEQKPMTDFLRRTGRRSGPASRRGSCRSCRKTRSRITAPVMISAANQEAEGQLATPLATMPEGVAAAPASQAEPAAAAAPAVAPKRPRPSKAPARTAGAGGKYRPRPLPANYSPTDATLLRTTRKGTVWMRGKTDKGRRWHQEIELELAVTLVKERAAVIVNRTTIRRLFSNKDFRSYILTRDNYTCHFCGQYGDTIDHMLPRAKGGHTTPDNCVCACNECNQSKADKDIDEFMREL; translated from the coding sequence ATGACCGATAACTTGCAAACGACTCAATATAAGCAATGCGTGCATTGCCTGGAGCAAAAGCCGATGACGGATTTTCTCCGCCGTACGGGCAGGCGTTCAGGACCGGCTTCGAGGCGTGGTTCCTGCCGAAGCTGCCGGAAAACAAGAAGCCGGATTACCGCGCCGGTTATGATATCTGCTGCTAATCAAGAGGCGGAGGGTCAGCTGGCAACGCCATTGGCAACGATGCCCGAGGGGGTTGCCGCCGCACCGGCAAGTCAAGCTGAGCCTGCAGCAGCAGCTGCTCCTGCTGTGGCACCAAAGCGGCCTAGACCGTCCAAAGCTCCGGCGCGGACTGCCGGAGCCGGCGGGAAATACCGTCCCCGTCCGCTGCCGGCGAATTACTCGCCAACGGATGCTACTTTGCTAAGGACGACACGCAAAGGGACGGTCTGGATGCGCGGCAAGACCGATAAAGGGCGGCGCTGGCATCAGGAGATTGAGCTGGAGCTTGCGGTGACGCTCGTGAAGGAGCGGGCCGCCGTTATTGTGAACCGGACTACGATCCGGCGTTTGTTCAGCAATAAGGATTTCCGGAGCTATATCCTGACTAGGGACAATTACACCTGCCATTTCTGCGGACAATACGGCGATACCATCGACCATATGCTGCCGCGGGCAAAGGGTGGCCATACCACGCCGGATAATTGCGTATGCGCCTGCAATGAGTGTAATCAGTCCAAAGCGGATAAAGATATTGATGAATTTATGCGGGAGCTTTAA
- a CDS encoding S-layer homology domain-containing protein — MKKRITAAAISAAVLFGAVSGQALAADNSSFTDIAGTSSRAQIEALQELGIVKGVSSSEFHPEENLTGAQGIELIVRTMQLSLAAIDFNQTPTADGFFTNVKNDAWYAESFVIAHYNGLDLPADIDPNKPLTREQFAHYLVQALEKTGQYPLIKMYINIQDEKDITVDYQGTIQRALLYKIVALDEDGNFHPQQIVNRAEAAAILFAAHEFVETHKDNGEAGAPEEPAASAPAQALE; from the coding sequence ATGAAAAAACGTATCACTGCCGCGGCTATTTCCGCCGCTGTCTTGTTCGGAGCGGTATCCGGCCAGGCGCTTGCCGCCGATAATTCCAGCTTCACGGACATTGCCGGCACCAGCAGCCGCGCGCAAATTGAAGCTTTGCAGGAGCTTGGCATTGTGAAAGGGGTATCTTCTTCGGAGTTCCATCCGGAAGAAAACCTGACGGGAGCGCAAGGTATCGAGCTGATCGTCCGGACGATGCAGTTAAGCCTGGCTGCCATTGATTTCAATCAGACTCCTACTGCGGACGGCTTTTTCACCAATGTGAAAAATGATGCCTGGTACGCGGAAAGCTTCGTCATCGCACACTATAACGGACTTGATCTGCCGGCTGACATCGATCCGAATAAGCCGCTGACTAGAGAGCAATTCGCTCATTACCTGGTTCAGGCCCTTGAGAAAACCGGCCAATATCCGCTGATAAAGATGTACATCAACATCCAGGATGAGAAGGATATTACGGTAGACTATCAGGGAACGATCCAGCGCGCGCTGCTGTACAAGATCGTTGCGCTTGATGAGGACGGCAATTTCCACCCGCAGCAAATCGTAAACCGAGCGGAAGCGGCTGCTATTCTTTTTGCAGCTCATGAATTTGTTGAGACGCATAAGGATAACGGCGAAGCCGGGGCTCCTGAAGAACCAGCGGCTTCAGCGCCGGCGCAAGCATTGGAGTAA
- a CDS encoding MFS transporter has protein sequence MSEIEGKIERRSFHFIKAFNFFSYGTIAVYSTFFALYLQSIGINPLKIGALMAGGPIVSLIANPLWGFLSDRSRNIRLILILMLAGNLIAMQLVFLSDSYTFIFGCMLLFFFFQMPLFSQSNSLILNSIEGTRHKFGAFRLWGSCGWAILALVTGPILGQIGISRLWLVYTIMMLVAIGFAFTLPRGSSPKTAQGVNYRRMLGNKVFLVFLVIGLLISIPNSMNTTFIALYMTELGGHTDLVGWSAFLSSVFEIPVFLLFDRYLSKHVRTMVSCLILVSLLYALRWFLMAGAGNAEQIIFIQALHCLTFGAFYYIGTQLTALIVPSELRASGQAVYALTWGGLSGIASGFLGGYLFQQIGPRSIYWTGMGMALIGLVGFTLLYLYMRMTAVKKSKQEISF, from the coding sequence ATGAGTGAGATAGAAGGAAAAATAGAAAGAAGAAGCTTTCACTTTATCAAGGCGTTCAATTTTTTCAGTTACGGAACGATAGCGGTCTACAGCACGTTTTTTGCCCTTTATTTGCAGTCAATCGGTATTAATCCGCTGAAAATCGGGGCGCTTATGGCAGGCGGCCCTATCGTGTCGCTCATTGCAAACCCGCTATGGGGATTTTTGAGTGATCGGAGCCGCAATATCCGGTTAATTCTTATTCTGATGCTGGCCGGCAATCTTATTGCGATGCAGCTCGTATTTTTAAGCGACTCCTACACGTTTATATTCGGCTGTATGCTGCTCTTTTTCTTTTTCCAGATGCCGTTGTTCTCGCAGAGCAACAGCCTTATCCTGAACAGTATCGAAGGGACGCGCCACAAGTTCGGGGCGTTCCGGTTATGGGGATCATGCGGGTGGGCGATACTTGCTTTGGTTACGGGACCGATTCTCGGGCAGATTGGCATCAGCCGTTTATGGCTGGTTTATACGATTATGATGCTGGTCGCGATCGGATTCGCGTTTACCCTGCCGAGAGGATCCTCTCCAAAGACGGCTCAAGGCGTAAATTACCGGCGGATGCTGGGCAATAAGGTGTTTCTCGTGTTTCTCGTTATCGGGCTTCTGATCTCGATTCCGAACTCGATGAACACAACGTTTATCGCATTGTATATGACGGAGCTTGGCGGGCATACGGATCTTGTGGGCTGGTCGGCTTTTCTGTCTTCCGTCTTCGAAATCCCGGTATTTCTGCTCTTTGACCGGTACTTGTCCAAACATGTCCGGACGATGGTCAGCTGCCTGATTCTCGTCAGCCTGCTGTATGCGCTTCGCTGGTTCCTGATGGCAGGAGCGGGCAACGCGGAGCAAATTATTTTTATCCAGGCGCTGCATTGTCTGACGTTTGGAGCGTTCTACTATATCGGCACGCAGCTGACGGCGCTTATCGTTCCCAGCGAGCTGCGGGCATCGGGGCAGGCGGTCTATGCGTTGACATGGGGCGGCTTGTCGGGGATTGCATCCGGATTTCTTGGCGGTTATCTGTTCCAGCAGATCGGGCCAAGGTCCATCTATTGGACAGGAATGGGGATGGCGTTAATCGGGCTGGTCGGATTCACCTTGCTTTACTTGTATATGAGGATGACAGCCGTTAAAAAGAGCAAGCAGGAAATCAGCTTCTAG
- a CDS encoding MetQ/NlpA family ABC transporter substrate-binding protein gives MLALLVAIVAGCGQNNKPDKQDNQATNEGKAGQEVNLEVAVLIPPMSEILELVKPLLKQDGINMEIVTLSDNVQPNTALQHKEVDANFFQHVPYMNDFNATNKANLVPVKAIYNAVYGGYSKKYKKIEDLPDGATIAIANDPSNIGRSLVMMENNGLLKLKEGVGIKATQADIVDNPHKFKFKEVDLLMLARVIDDVDMVLMTPAYAKPLGLTPKKDALIKEGSDSDFVITLVAREDNVNSPAIQKLAERMTGPEVKKFLEDNYSDIALPAF, from the coding sequence ATGCTCGCACTCCTTGTGGCGATTGTCGCGGGATGCGGTCAAAATAATAAGCCGGACAAGCAGGATAATCAGGCAACAAACGAAGGAAAAGCCGGACAGGAAGTGAACCTGGAGGTAGCGGTTCTAATTCCGCCGATGAGCGAAATTCTGGAGCTGGTGAAGCCGCTCTTGAAGCAAGACGGCATTAACATGGAGATTGTAACGCTGTCGGATAACGTACAGCCGAACACGGCTCTTCAGCATAAAGAGGTAGATGCGAACTTCTTCCAGCACGTTCCTTATATGAACGATTTCAACGCAACCAACAAGGCGAATCTGGTGCCGGTTAAAGCGATCTATAATGCGGTATACGGCGGTTATTCGAAAAAGTATAAAAAAATCGAGGATCTTCCGGATGGCGCAACCATCGCGATTGCCAACGATCCGTCCAATATCGGACGTTCGCTTGTGATGATGGAGAACAACGGTCTTCTCAAGCTGAAAGAAGGAGTTGGCATTAAAGCCACGCAAGCCGACATCGTGGATAACCCGCATAAGTTCAAGTTCAAGGAAGTGGACCTGCTTATGCTTGCCCGCGTCATTGATGATGTGGATATGGTTCTTATGACTCCGGCTTACGCGAAGCCGCTTGGTCTGACGCCTAAGAAGGACGCTTTGATCAAAGAAGGCAGCGACTCCGACTTCGTTATTACCTTGGTCGCGCGCGAGGACAACGTAAACTCCCCGGCGATTCAGAAGCTGGCTGAGCGGATGACCGGCCCAGAGGTTAAGAAATTCCTCGAGGATAATTACAGCGATATCGCGCTTCCGGCGTTTTAA
- the glsA gene encoding glutaminase A: protein MSFTAQEIELLNRQLPVWVESSKVRSAYGKTASYIPELAKAPQHALGIHMIDTSGQAVSAGDCGLPFTMQSISKVFTLILALMDNGEEAVFQKVGMEPTGDNFNSMLKLELVRPGIPFNPLINAGAIAISSLIHGRDSAEKSARILSFFQALASNDTLTYDMDVYKSESDTANLNRSMAYLLKDNGVLEGQVEDVLDVYFHHCSVQVTCSDLARMALVLANNGTDPITGDSLIPRRYVQIAKTFMITCGMYNASGEFAIQVGLPAKSGVSGGILTMVPGRLGIGVIGPALNSKGNSIAGVHLLETLSREMDWSLF from the coding sequence ATGTCATTTACTGCACAAGAAATCGAATTATTAAACCGCCAGCTCCCGGTTTGGGTAGAGTCGAGCAAAGTCCGTTCCGCCTACGGCAAGACGGCTTCCTATATTCCGGAGCTCGCCAAAGCTCCTCAGCATGCGCTTGGCATCCACATGATCGATACTAGCGGGCAAGCTGTTTCGGCAGGCGACTGCGGCTTGCCTTTTACGATGCAGAGCATCTCCAAAGTATTTACGCTTATTCTCGCCCTGATGGACAACGGAGAGGAAGCCGTCTTCCAAAAGGTCGGCATGGAGCCAACCGGCGACAACTTCAACTCCATGCTGAAGCTGGAGCTTGTACGTCCCGGTATCCCGTTCAACCCGCTAATCAACGCCGGCGCTATCGCCATTTCTTCCTTGATTCACGGCCGGGATTCCGCTGAGAAGTCCGCACGCATTCTCTCCTTCTTCCAAGCCCTTGCAAGCAATGATACATTAACGTACGACATGGACGTATACAAATCGGAATCGGATACCGCCAATCTGAACAGATCAATGGCCTATTTGCTGAAGGATAACGGCGTTCTGGAAGGACAAGTCGAGGACGTGCTGGATGTCTATTTCCACCATTGCTCGGTTCAGGTTACCTGCAGCGACTTAGCCCGAATGGCCCTTGTCCTTGCCAACAACGGTACCGATCCGATAACAGGTGACTCCTTAATCCCCCGCCGGTATGTGCAAATCGCGAAAACCTTTATGATTACATGCGGGATGTACAATGCATCCGGCGAATTCGCCATCCAAGTCGGGCTTCCTGCAAAAAGCGGCGTGTCCGGCGGAATCCTGACTATGGTGCCGGGAAGACTTGGCATCGGGGTAATTGGTCCGGCCCTTAACTCCAAAGGCAACAGCATCGCCGGCGTCCATCTGCTTGAGACCCTTTCGCGCGAAATGGATTGGAGTTTGTTCTAA